The following proteins are encoded in a genomic region of Bacteroidia bacterium:
- the carA gene encoding glutamine-hydrolyzing carbamoyl-phosphate synthase small subunit: protein MGKLYNRRDAVLLLQDGTFFMGKSVGMVGTATGEICFNTGMTGYQEIFSDPSYYGQIMVMNSVHIGNYGVHPNEMESNTLQISGLVCHEFSEIASRPQSSQTLQDIFESKGLVGISEIDTRAVVRHIRSKGAMNAIISSETTDLDELKQRLARVPSMEGLELSSKVSTAQPYFLGNQNAPKRVAVMDYGIKLNILKCLTDRDCYLQVFPMNTKAEDVLAWKPDGIMLSNGPGDPGVMKEVIANIQKLIQSNVPIFGICLGHQLLAEANGIKTYKMHNGHRGINHPVKNLITGKCEVTSQNHGFSVSDEHVKNNPDVEITHINLNDGTIEGLRMKSKPVFSVQHHPEASPGPHDSRYLFDNFLSLMN from the coding sequence ATGGGTAAACTCTACAATCGGCGCGATGCCGTCCTTCTATTACAGGATGGCACTTTTTTTATGGGAAAATCGGTGGGAATGGTTGGTACTGCCACCGGTGAAATTTGTTTCAATACCGGTATGACCGGCTACCAGGAAATCTTCTCTGATCCAAGTTATTATGGACAAATAATGGTCATGAACTCGGTTCATATTGGCAACTATGGGGTACATCCCAATGAAATGGAATCCAATACCTTACAGATTTCTGGTTTGGTTTGTCACGAATTTTCCGAAATCGCAAGCCGCCCTCAATCTTCCCAAACCTTACAAGATATTTTTGAATCCAAAGGCCTCGTCGGTATTTCTGAAATCGATACCCGGGCAGTAGTTCGCCACATACGTAGCAAAGGAGCTATGAACGCCATTATTTCTTCCGAAACTACCGATCTCGATGAGTTGAAACAACGACTTGCCAGAGTGCCATCCATGGAGGGCCTGGAACTTTCTTCCAAAGTGTCTACCGCTCAACCTTACTTTTTAGGTAATCAAAACGCTCCAAAACGCGTGGCAGTTATGGATTATGGCATTAAATTAAATATCTTAAAATGCCTGACTGATCGCGATTGTTATCTCCAGGTTTTTCCAATGAATACCAAGGCCGAAGATGTTTTGGCCTGGAAACCGGATGGAATAATGCTATCCAACGGACCCGGCGATCCCGGTGTTATGAAGGAAGTTATTGCTAACATTCAAAAATTGATTCAAAGCAATGTGCCTATCTTTGGTATTTGCCTGGGTCATCAATTACTAGCCGAGGCAAATGGTATTAAAACCTATAAAATGCACAACGGCCACCGTGGAATTAATCATCCGGTTAAGAATTTAATTACCGGAAAATGTGAAGTCACTAGCCAAAATCATGGTTTTTCAGTAAGCGACGAGCATGTTAAGAATAACCCCGATGTGGAAATTACGCATATCAACTTAAATGATGGTACCATCGAAGGTCTGCGAATGAAAAGCAAACCGGTTTTTTCTGTACAACATCACCCAGAAGCATCTCCCGGACCCCATGATAGCAGGTATTTGTTCGATAATTTTCTCTCCCTCATGAATTAA